The Lolium rigidum isolate FL_2022 chromosome 1, APGP_CSIRO_Lrig_0.1, whole genome shotgun sequence region gcaaagtttaggggtgctagggttggagatagtcttcacaaatgttgcccactttggatagataccgtctgcaaggtagtatcctttgttgtagtgccgaccattgatcacatagtccaccgggggagcatgaccctcaacaagcttggaaaagacccggGAGCAGTTtaagacgttgatgtcattgttggatccaggcataccaaagaaagagtgccaaatccagagatcatgggtagccactgcttcaagtatcacagtgcagccttttttgtgacccttgtacattccctcgccacgcaaacggacagttcttccattgccaatgcatgcgatcaatgcttccaagcatccctggaaaacccttagcttcatttgttgcaaggatcctccgagtgtcttcgacggtgggtgatctcaagtaatagtccccgaacacttgctatgacggccctgcggaaccggtagaaacaatcaagggcggtggactccgccatccgaagatagtcatctcgcagtatcaccgggagctccatacgccagcatcctcatagccactgtgcacttcacggtgacgaaaatccaaccaaaccgagtgcaatccgccttgcatctcgaagtagggatcaaagtctcggatggcatacacaatttgcagaaatagctttctgctcatcctgaaacgacgccggaaaacactctcaccgtgcaatggattgtcggcgaagtagtcggcgtacaacatgcagtagccctccattcgctgtctcggcttgcacttccggcgacctggtgccgacccaccacgtcgaccagttgccagtccggcgtacatgctttccAAGCAAcaacgaggatcatcatgtgctcgtcgtcttgggcggctgctgccatctcttcttgcataagctcgacgaacatctgctcctcctcttcgtccgagtccatggccggcgaggcaaatggacgaacacctgacgggcgtggtcgaggcaacccgagccgcgagcgacgaggagcaggccaAAGTCGGAAAAAAGGCCGTCGGAAGAGCAGCCGAGATTGGCCGTCgtccaaagacggcggaatataggtaggtggggaaggaggggcggcgaaatctgggcaacaagccggcggggtggtgccggcggcgagagagatacgaggggtgggggagattttgagcaacgtggcggtggggttcgtgcgtcgagtcaccgacagatcgggcccttccccgcttttcactcgtccggagtccccgagcgcgccccggggggccggggatggcgtgggctcgccggatggatgaagggccaaatccggacgaaaacgaggaaccgggggcgcgactgggccgaatttcgccgtccggatgggaaaaacgtcgctcgggggcctcgtcggggggacgagtggagatgctctaacaaatgTAGGTTTGGGATGTGTCGTCCGGTGAGGGCAGCAGTGTCGTTGGTGGAGCCACCATATTCCTTTTCAACAGCAAGAAACAGCTTAAAACAGGGAGGCAGAAGCTGCGGCTGTGGCCCCAAAAGGAGGCGGACGGAAGAGTACCCACCACGACCCTTGGCAAGGTGCACACCTTTCTTTATAAGGATCATCAGTCTCTGCATCTGTTGTTTGCTTTGATTACCTCACGGCAAGCTTACATATTTTTTTGTATAAGTGTGTTTGTTTGCAGCacccaaaagctgcagcggaaggtGAAACAAGCACACCCTCAGTCTACTAGGCGGACTCCTCGCGACTTGAGCTTTCGTtccgactccgccgccgccgccgcaggtcaGCCTCTCCCCTGTTGCGCCTTCCCCGACCCTCCCGTCCTGCTCTCCCTCTTCCCCGGCCGCTAGACTAGCCTCCCGTCCCTGACCGCCTACCCTCTGGCCGCCCCCATCCCCGCCTGCTCCGAACcctagcctgtcggcaggactgaacggcggcgcggtggcggcgcgAGGATGGGCGCAGGGGTGGATGACCAGGGAGTGAAGTTTGATCCGTCGATTTCCTGAATAAACACGAACGAGCCCCATCGAATTCCTGAACTAAACACGCACGGCAAGCTAGCTGAGCTAAACATATATATTCGTTTTTTATGCAGTGCTGCTTACCTGAAGAAAGGCCATCATCGACATCAAGTGTCATAGTACATGAAGGTATACAAACCTGTTAGTCAGGTTGCTTGCTTTTTCACACATTTTTTGTTTGAGAGAACACACGTGTGTTATGGTTTCAAATTAAAAGGCATCGATCTCTCCTTGATTGATCTGAGATGTTACATTTTGTCGGCTGTCTTTCTTGAATCCTTTCCGGCATGGATTTGGAATTTTCACTCAATTCTGTGTATCCAAACATAGCACAAGTTTTTTATGGTTAGTCTGTTGACTGTAACCTTAACCAGAAATTGAAAAAACCAAAATTTCATGCGCGGTTAGGTTTTCCCGTATTCAGTTTTGGTTTGGTTATGCCCGGCCGGAGCTAGTGGGCAGTGTAGCACGAGCAGACGATTGTGGTAGTTGATACAGTCTACACGGTGGTCATGTACTCATTTCTAGTCTTCTTGTTTGTTGTTGTTGATCTTGCAGATGAATCACAATAGCAATATTGAATCAGCTTTCATACATATCCATTTGCTTTTAGAGACGAAGGGGGATTTTCTCAATGGTTCGATTTTCTGGCCTGCAGTCAAAGTGCTCCTGGAGGACCCTAATATTTTAGCGAACACCTATGTCTATGAACTTGTTAAAAACTTTGATACTTCAAGTGAAGAACTGGCACTTTCACCTCAGAACATTGTACATATAAGAAATAAGGCACATCATTTGTTCCCTCTGCCTTCCGGTCAGTTCATGTTCAAGCACCGCAAAGTCCGTACAACTACTAAGGAGATGACTGCACTTAAGTGTCAGGTGAAGGATAAATACGATTTGGATCTACAGGAATACGAAAGGAGAGATACAACAGTTGTTGACTTGTGGTTGAAGATTATTGATCAGGACTTAACTGAGGCATAGTTATATATTCTATTCGCTATTGCATTTACAACcagtgttgtgtctccatccagaAGGGTGAATCTAAAGATCTTGCCAGATATCATTCCCTATGAACGGATACCGACACTAAACTGGCTTGCCTTTGCTGTTCATGAACTTGTTTGTGGAGCAAAGACCGGCAACGGATGTCTTTACATACTGCACGTAAGTAACTTTTCTGTTTTGTACAtgaattttttttctcttttgtaaaTTGCATATGAATGCTATAATATGATTTTGCACACAGAGGGCAAAAAAAGTGTATGAGAACGCGAATGTCATCCCCTCACCACCACGGGGTTCTCTATTGGTATGTTCGACAATGTTTTTGTCTGCCGAGTTAAGCAAGTAAATATACCTCTGAAAGTTTAGTATTTTTTTCAGGTGGATGACAGAAATGTTGGAACTTTCAGTGGTACCACCACTGTGTGCGACCTTGGCAGCCTGAATTCGTCAGCCAAGACTGAGCTTGACCTTCTGCGGGAAGAAATACAACACATAATCTCTTTATTGAAGTCCATAGATGACCAAATCAACGTCGACGAGGAACATGGGGCGAAACATGGGGCAAACCAGTCACACTTGGTTGATGAGAACATGCTCTTCTCTGATGATGGCAACGTCAATCAACAATTTGATGACCCCCTTTAGGCCGCCTTCTCTGATGATAACCAGCTCCCCTTGGGCGAGGACGAAGGCAGTCACCGCTTGGATCATGGTGCAGCACTCCAAGGTGATGACAGCTACCccaataattttatttatttcagtaggaaacatgcccgtgcgttgcgatGGGAGACAAAAATATATGTCATGGAGAAGCCCAAACCACTCCACGCAATACATGTCTTTGATCATGTCTTTTGATACTTGAATTTCCCTCACTTTGTGATTTTTCTACTACCTTGTGTCCTTTAAGTTGAAAATAGCAAGTATACAGATCCCAAACAACGAGGAACTCGCAAGGGAATAAGAAATGTACCAAAGTTACATCTCTAAATTGAAAAATTGCAATATGTACTACCAACTTGGATTTCTATGATATTAGTAGCACCACTACTTAGTATATATTCAGTTATCAATGAACATATATTTTTGTCTCCCATCGCAAACGAGCATGTTTCATagtgaaataaataaaattaatgggGTAGCTGTCATCACCTTGGAGTCCTGCACCCTGATCCAAACGGTGACTGCCTTCGTCCTCGCCCAAGGGGAGCTGGTTATCATCACAGAAGGCGGCATAAAGGGGGTCATCAAATTGTTGATTGACGTTGTCATCATCAGAGAAGAGCATGTTCTCATCAACCAAGTGTGACTGGTTTGCCCCATGTTCCTCGTCGACGTTGATTTGGTCATCTATGGACTTCAATAAAGAGATTTTGTGTTGTATTTCTTCCCGCGGAAGGTCAAGCTCAGTCTTGGCTGACGAATTCAGGCTGCCAAGGTCGCACACAGTGGTGGTACCACTGAAAGTTCCAACATTTTTTTCATCCATCTGAAAAAAATATTAAACTTTCAGAGGTATATTTACTTGCTTAACTCGACAGACAAAAACATTGTCGAACATACCAATAGAGAACCCCGTGGTGGTGAGGGGATGACATTCGCGTTCTCATACACTTTTTTTGCCCTCTGTGTGCAAAATCATATTATAGCATTCATATGCAATGTACAAAAGAGAAAAATTTCATGTACAAAACAGAAAAGTTACTTACATGCAGTATGTAAAGACATCCGTTGCCAGTCTTTGCTCCACATACAAGTTCATCAATAGCAAAGGCAAGCCAGTTTAGTGTTGATATCCGTTCATAGGGAATGATATCTGGCAAGATCTTTAGATTCACCCTTCTAGATGGAGACACAACACTGGTTGTAAATGCAATAGCGAACAGAATATATAACTGTGCCTCAGTTAAGTCCTGATCAATAATCTTCAACCACAAGTCAGCAACGGATGTATCTCTTCTTTCGTATTCCTGCATATCCAAATCGTATTTATCCTTCACCTGACACTTAACTGCAGTCATCTCCTTAGTAGTTTTACGGACTTTGCGGTGCTTGAACATGAACTGACCGGAAGGCAGAGGGAACAAATGATGTGCCTTATTTCTTACATGTACAATGTTATGAGGTGAAAGTGTCAGTTCTTCACTTGAAGTATCAAAGTTTTTAACAAGTTCATAGACATAGGTGTTCGCTAAAATATTAGGGTTCTCCAGGAGCACTTTGACTGCAGGCCAGAAAACCGAACCCTTGAGAAAATCCCCCTTCGTCTCTAAAACCAAATGGATATGTCTGAAAACTGATTCAATATTGCTATTGTGATTCATCTGCAAGATCAACAACAACAAACAAGAAGACTAGAAGTGAGTACATGACCACCGTGTAGACTGTATCAACTACCACAATCGTCTACTCGTGCTACACTGCCCACTAGCTCCGGCCGGGCATAACCAAACCAAACGGGAAAACCTAACCGCGCCTGAAATTTTGGTTTTTTCAGTTTCTGGTTAAGGTTACAGTCAACAGGCTAACCATAAAAAACTTGTGCTGTGTTTGGATACACAGAATTGAGTGAAAATTCCAAATCCATGCCGGAAGCTCAGATCAATCAAGGAGAGATCGATGCCTTTTAATTTGAAACCATAACACACGTGTGTTCTCTCAAACAAAAAAAATGTGTGAAAAAGCAAGCAACCTGACTAACAGGTTTGTATACCTTCGTGTACCATGACACTTGATGCCGATGATGGCTTTTCTTCAGGTAAGCAGCACTGAGCACCTGCATAAAAAACGAATATATATGTTTAGCTCAGCTAGCTTGCCGTGCGTGTTTAGTTCAGGAATTCGATGGGGCTTGTTCGTGTTTATTCAGGAAATCGACGGATCAAACTTCACTCCCTGGTCATCCACCCCTGCGCCCAtcctcccgccgccaccgcgccgccgttcAGGTCCTGCCCACAGGCTAGGGTTCGGAGCAGGCGGGGATGGGGGCGGCCAGAGGGTAGGCGGTCAGGGACGGGAGGCTAGTCTGGCGGCCGGGGAAGAGGGAGAGCAGGGCGGGAGGGTCGGGGAAGGCGCATCAGGGGAGAGGCTGACCTGCGGCAGCGGCGGAGTCGGAACGAAAGCTCAAGTCGCGAGGAGTCCGCCTAGTAGACTGAGGGTTTGCTTGTTTCACATTCCGCTGCAGCGCAAACAAACACCCAGATTGTTGTGGATTAAATGAATATTGCTTTTGGGTGCACCAGAGGGAAACTGACATGGAGTCCACAACAATCTGGGTGTTTGTTTGCAGCACCCAGAGTAGCTGGTTTGCACCCGACATTAACATGGGCACAGCACAAATACTCCATGTGTAATGTATGTACATGTAGATCCCCTGCTCGCGGGTCGCGGTTGCACGAGTAGACAACACATATGAAGATCCGCGAAACCCCAAACTGGCAGCACGCAACTCGAAGAGTCCCTTTCTATCCATGCGTATTTAAGTTAGATCATGATCATGATAGGAGTACAATATAATTCGAGGTTGCTTGTCCTAGAGGGCTAACTGCAAATTAGTCCACACAAGGAGACAACGCTAGGTCTTCCTGTTCGAACTTCAAAGCCATGCATATTGCTTTTTTTTAGAGAAATAGGGCATCGCCCGGTTCCAAATATATTGAAACCAGCCACAGCCAAACCACACAGCATTCAGTTCGATCACGCGTTCCGGCTTACCCACACTTATCATACAAACACAACCCAAAACAAAACGGTTCTAAGCAAAGTTTAAAATAGCcaactatagcccggctatagctggCCGAAGGGACCTGCCGCTACAGCTATACCCTTCAAAGGCTAAGACGGGATAATCCGCTATTAGCCTCAAAAACCCGCTATTAGCCCCAAAAACAGGTTTAAAAAAAGCCGCTAAGGCTATAATGCTGTAAATATAGtgggaaagaaaaggaaaaaaggaaaactgAAAATTGTTGCTACTTATAATGTTGTAATATGTAGACCGAACTGTGTTTTATTCATAGCTTTTTATGTAACCGTTTTAATATGTTATGCCTAATGCCAAAAAATTATCAAATTTGTGAGTTGTTGATAGAgatatatatgaattttgatttttttcccATGAATTAGTAAAACCGCTAAATGGATGATTTAGCCGCGATAGCTCAACTATAGCCTTTCATAGCTCCCAGAAATGCTGCCGCTATTTCCAATAGCTAGCGATTTTAAACTATGGTTCTAAGGCACCAACATCAGAGTTTTTTAGCCAACACTGAGGCACGTAAAACAGCACTGAGACCCAAGCTAAAACAGCACCCTCTAAGCTCAATATACATATTGCGTTTTATGCATGACGACAGTGCTGCATGAACTGTCAGCGCCGttttatatatatatgcatgcaggTACTACATCTGTATGTAATGTTTGGAGGTGGAGTGGCTTGTCTAAGAAACGCCAAAGTCAACCGATGGATCTAACCCAGCATTTTTCAGAAACTGTGCACGAGCTGCGTTTAATTAGTGGAAAAGCTGCAGACACAATGAAGTTATCAATTACTAGACCGCAACCGCTAGCAAGTACCCAGTGCCAATCTGCTGGATATATCATGATTAGCTTCAAGATTGGCTCCGGCGGTTCGGCCGGCCTCAATCAAGCCGATGATATATATACAGCGCGACCTGACGGGGATTTGAAACATCCGCGACGGTTCCAGCTACCGAAATCTAAGGTGCCATACCCGTCAAAAAGTTCAGAGCAAGTCGTCGCCGACGACGACATGGGTCGCGGCGGTGTGTTCTTCTGGCTGCTCCTAGCCGGGATAATCCTCCTGAGTTCTTGCACGAGCACGGCAGCTTGCTCCTCGCGTCTCATCGGTATGTACTTCGTGATTCTGTCTGCGTCGTCTGTATACGTTGGCTGCTGCTTGGCAATGTAGGATTACAGGGATTTCGCAAGGTGCTAACTCGAGGCATGCAGCATCTGCAGATGGTGACGCGAAGGTATGGGCCGCCGGCGGAGCGTACATTGGAGGAGAGAGGGTTGCAATGGGGCGCAGGTCTTTGCTGCAGAGGCTGTGGAGGCCGCCATCACCGGTGTCGAACACGCCGAGGTCCTCTGCGGTGCCAGGTCCACCGCCAAGCTAGTTTGGCGTAAAAGAGCCGGCACGATCGAACCTTCCTCGGCTCCTCCCGTCGTTCCTCGTACTCGTCGGAGTCTCGTGTACATACTCTGCATGCAGGGTCTCAGTCAGTGCCTGGCCTCAGTGTAACATTGCTGCATATACAGGATATACGACCAGGCGCTTTTCATCGCTGCAATCTAGGATTATGTACGTGTGTTGTTGTTATGTACTCTCCTCCGTTCCATATTTGTTATTACATGGTCACAATTCAAAGTTGAACTGAAACTACAGTACGATAAAAATTATGGAATCGTCTCTGAGCAAAGATATGAGACACGTTTAGCCTAAAAAAAAGATATGAGACTCGTTGGACTTCCTACCTCCATGGAGTTGCAGGTGCAGGCCTGTAGGGTATTCTAAGGATTGCTGTAATCTTAGGGCTCCTTTAATTCATAGGATTTACATAGAATTTGTGTAGAATTTGGATCATATGGAAAAAATTCTACATAAATTGTTTGATTCATATGAATATATCTTATAGGATTTTTTTGTAGTAATGTCGTAGCTATAGGAAAAAaaaacattagctcatacctcatgtaaAATTCCTTTGCTCCAATCAAACACATTTTATCTCCTCAAAAAATTCAAGTAGACATGGCATCTCAATCCTATAACTTTTCTAtttctatgtttttcctatcctataAATCAAAAGGGTCCTTACGGTCATAGCGCCGGAAACACTCGATCCTCTCGAGAGCGTATCAGGGCTTCAAAGCAGAATAGAGTGAAATGTCTCCCATTCATAGTAGTCGATATAGAGATTGTATATTAAGAAACAGTAAAACTTACCTAGTTAGGAGCACTCAAAGCGATTTGACGTCCTCAACCATCCAATCTGATCATCCAACGGTTTACCAATTCAGCGTTACCGAACCATCGATAAGCAAGGGTTTACTTGTTCGATCGCATCAAAAGGCCCAACTTTCGTTACTGGGCTGCTGCTCCCGTGATCAACCTGTGCGGATACCGGTAAACCGGGTCCTTCTGTCGTTTGCGGGGCCTTTTGCACCTATTTTGTCAGCAAAAACCAGCCCAACAAGATATATCATGTTGTTTAACTTTGAAGTCGCGGCGGCGGAGTAATGGCAAAATAACTTTTTCCTATGATTCAAGCACTCTCTATTGTTTTTTATCATGTAGTATTCAATTAGACAAAACGCTCTGATCCTATATTTTTCATTGTTGTGTTTTGAGAATTCTGCAAATAGGACCCTTTCCAACGCTCAGGCATACCCAGGGATAGCAATCAGACCCGTTCCCCGCAAACCCGTGGGAAATTTTAGGGGACAAGTATGAAGAAGTTTGATCGCTGTTATCTAAAATAGGGATATGGATTAAAAGGTCTTCCATCTCTGTTCCCTAATATTCCCCGTTATACCTGTATATACATATAAAGTGGTATGTTCTTATATGAAATATATTGTAATGTTGTGTATAGTGTAGTATATTTGAACAATATTTAGCATATGATACCAATTGTTGTCCTTTTACCACGTATGTATTATAAATTTGCTTATTTTGATATGTAAAACATGTAAAATCATAAAATGTATGAGATATAATTTGAATTTTGATGTGTAACACTTCACCGGTTGCCATCCCTTGGCCTAAGGTTGTTTATGTCAGAAGTTCAGAAATAACCAGACTGTTGATCTTTTTTACCATGGCCTCTCTTTATTCTTTATGCActaaaaattccagaaaatgactAATTTCATACCAAAgagtttaattttttttagaataAAAAGGTAGAGTTTACGAAATTGTTCATCGGAGGACCNNNNNNNNNNNNNNNNNNNNNNNNNNNNNNNNNNNNNNNNNNNNNNNNNNNNNNNNNNNNNNNNNNNNNNNNNNNNNNNNNNNNNNNNNNNNNNNNNNNNATCTCTAATAACATAGCTGCCATATCTCAGGACATTGTAGAAGCAATCGACTTGCTTAGCTATGTACTCAGAACAACCCCTACATGTGATAAATATCTCAAACTTGTACAATATGTAGCAAAAAGGGTGGTTCTTCTCTTAGATATATAACTGATATGTTGATGAAGGGGATTCTATCAAAGGAATTGCCAAATTCATATTTGATCTTGATAAAACCAAGAAGATTATAGCAAAGTTCCCTACACATCACATAAATTATCTAATGTAATCCAGATTCAGGAAGAGAACTTTCTGTGTAAACTATGTGGAGCGTTATGAATTTTCGACATTACATAATAATTATTTTGAATATATAGTATTAATTGAACTAATTCACATGGCTTATTATCCTTAGGCCGCATCAGTTTGGGATAAAATGCCGGTTGTGGGATCCCAGGTGGGACGTCACAAAAATTAACGAAATAATGGGCCATCAAATGTGCTAAATATAGGTGAGTCGTCTGGATAAAATGGGAGTAAGGGGCTAATGGGTCATACTCATACATGGAAAATTTCCCATACAAGCAAAATGGGCCAAAAGAATAACTTCCATCTTGGATAGCAAAATGTGCTAAACAGAATTTTGATGGGCCGCCAATTTGCGAAGAGTCACTTTCTTGGTAGAATAACTGCCATCTTGGATAGAAAATATGCTTACATGGATGTATGAAAACCCTATGTGTCGACACATCACCTTATTTCATGTCGGTGATGCCACGTCAGATAACACGATGACGTCAACGTCAACTTTTTTTTTGCCACATTCCAAGTAAATGCGACGTTAGCAACTGGACTATTGATGAGCTACAACTGTTGCATGACCTCTTTCGTAAAAGATGTAAAATCCCATCTACCAAAGATGCCATCACGCACATCTACCATGAATTTTGGTGAACCGGGCATATCGATTTACAACGCTTATTCAACCACGTTTTGGATTTCATGGTAAAAGTTTATTTGACGAGAAAAAAATCCCTTCTGCCATGAAAATCGATCGTGCTAAGACATTTTTTATAGTGATGGTCATGGTGGTGACCATCCCCCTATGATGGAGGAAAGGTTGGGGCATACGTGATATTGATGATGGATGA contains the following coding sequences:
- the LOC124666141 gene encoding uncharacterized protein LOC124666141; this encodes MKMNHNSNIESAFIHIHLLLETKGDFLNGSIFWPAVKVLLEDPNILANTYVYELVKNFDTSSEELALSPQNIVHIRNKAHHLFPLPSGQFMFKHRKVRTTTKEMTALKCQVKDKYDLDLQEYERRDTTVVDLWLKIIDQDLTEA